The genomic region CCCGGATTGACGCTCATCACCAGCACCAGATCCAGCTCCTCGATCACGGGGGCGAGCACATCAGCGGGCGTTGCCGGATTGAGCGCCGCACCGGCCTTCACGCCGTGCGACTTGATGGTCTGGATGGTGCGGTGGAAATGCGGCCCGGCTTCCGGGTGCGCGGTTATCATGTCCGCGCCTGCATCGGCAAACTGGGCGATGTAAGGATCAACCGGCGAGATCATCAGATGCACGTCGAACGGCTTTTTCGACCAGCTGCGCAGCGCCTTTACCACGGCCGGGCCAATGGTGAGATTCGGCACGAAATGCCCGTCCATCACATCGACATGGATCCAGTCGGCCCCGGCCTCGTCGACAGCCTTCACCTCCTCGCCCAGCCGGGCGAAGTCCGCAGAGAGGATGGAGGGTGAAATCTTGACTGTGCGCGCCATGGTAACGGGCATATCAGCGCCCCCCGGCAAGGGCAAGCTGGCGCGGCCAGTAAGGGTTAGGGCTGCCCCACCAGCCGCGCGATGAAGAAGCCGTCCAGCCTGCCTGTCTCCGCCCACATATCGGGCCGCGTGCGCACATCGCCGTCGGGCGTGAGAGCATCGCCAAGACCGGGCAATTCATCGGCGCTTACGGGTTCGCGGCGGGCTTCGGGCGTGCGGGCCAGGAAGGCAGCGATCTGGTCTTCGCCCTCTTCCGGCTCCAGCGAGCAGGTGCAGTAGATCAGCCGCCCGCCGGGCCTCAGCATGGCAAACGCATTGTCGAGCAGCTGGGCCTGCAGGGCGGCAAGGCTGGCGATGTCGGCTTCGCTCTTGCTCCATGCCACATCCGGGCGGCGGCGCAGCGTGCCGGTCGCGCTGCATGGCGCGTCCAGCAATACGGCGTCGAGTTTCTCATCGGGCTGCCAGCTGGTGGCGTCGGCGGTGATGATCTGCGCCTTCAGCCCGGTGCGGGCAAGGTTCTGGCTGACGCGCTTCAGGCGCGCTTCTGACCGGTCAACCGCGATGACATCCGCCCCGGCTGCGGCCAGTTGCAGCGTCTTGCCGCCCGGCGCCGCGCAGATATCGGCGATGCGCTCACCCGCCTTCGGGGCCAGCAGCTTTACCGGCAGCGCGGCGGCTGCGTCCTGCGCCCACCAGTTTCCGGCCTCGAAACCCGGCAGGGCGGTGACATCGCCAATCCCCTCTTTGCGTATCGTGCCGGTGGGGAGCAACTCGCCGCCGATTTCGCTCGCAAAGCTGGCAGCATCGAAACCGGGCTTCACGGAGAGGTCCAGCGGCGGGGCACCGGCTCTGGCCAGCGCCATCGCGCGGGCCGTGTCCTCGCCGTAAATCTCGCACCATCGCGCGCGCAGCCAGTCCGGCAGATCGATGAGCGGATCAGCGGCAATAAACGCCTCCGCACCCCGTTCTGACACCCGGCGCAGCACGGCGTTCACCAGCCCTTTCAGGCGGCGGCCCTCTTCGGCGGCACCTGTAATCCTCACCCAGCCATCCACCACCGCGTGCGGCGGCGTCATCAGCACCAATAGCTCGGCGGATGCCAGCGTGAGCACGGCCCGGCCAAACACCTCGCGTGGACGCAAGGGCTTGTCGAGGAAGCTGTTGTAGGCCGCTTCCAGCGTGCCCCGGCGGCGGATGGCGGCAGAGAGGATGGCTCTGGCAAAGGCGCGGTCGCGCGCCTCCATGGCCTTGTAACCGGGTTGAGCGGAGAGCGCGCTATCGAGCGCCGCGCCATCGGCCTCCATACTCAGAAAGGCTTTCAGCGCCGCCTCACGGGCGGTCAGGGGGCGGGGTCTGGGGCGAGCGGCGGCGTTCGGCCGGCGTTTGGCTGTCATGCGCCCGGCGGCACTTCGGTGCCCTGTCTCAGCCAGCCTGTCAGGGCGTAGCGATAACCAGGCGCGAACGGTGCCACGACGCTAACCGCATGCTGGGCAGGTACGCTGAAGAGGGCCAGCGTGTTAAATCCCGGAACAAAGGCTTCGTCGACATGGCCCTGGGCGTTCAGGAATTGAAGCTGCCCGCCGAAATCAGCGC from Glycocaulis abyssi harbors:
- the rpe gene encoding ribulose-phosphate 3-epimerase, which produces MARTVKISPSILSADFARLGEEVKAVDEAGADWIHVDVMDGHFVPNLTIGPAVVKALRSWSKKPFDVHLMISPVDPYIAQFADAGADMITAHPEAGPHFHRTIQTIKSHGVKAGAALNPATPADVLAPVIEELDLVLVMSVNPGFGGQSFITSQLKKIEALRAMIDAAGSSTLIEVDGGVNPQTARQCVEAGADALVAGSAVFTGGPDRYAANIHALRGG
- a CDS encoding RsmB/NOP family class I SAM-dependent RNA methyltransferase, which translates into the protein MTAKRRPNAAARPRPRPLTAREAALKAFLSMEADGAALDSALSAQPGYKAMEARDRAFARAILSAAIRRRGTLEAAYNSFLDKPLRPREVFGRAVLTLASAELLVLMTPPHAVVDGWVRITGAAEEGRRLKGLVNAVLRRVSERGAEAFIAADPLIDLPDWLRARWCEIYGEDTARAMALARAGAPPLDLSVKPGFDAASFASEIGGELLPTGTIRKEGIGDVTALPGFEAGNWWAQDAAAALPVKLLAPKAGERIADICAAPGGKTLQLAAAGADVIAVDRSEARLKRVSQNLARTGLKAQIITADATSWQPDEKLDAVLLDAPCSATGTLRRRPDVAWSKSEADIASLAALQAQLLDNAFAMLRPGGRLIYCTCSLEPEEGEDQIAAFLARTPEARREPVSADELPGLGDALTPDGDVRTRPDMWAETGRLDGFFIARLVGQP